In Nerophis lumbriciformis linkage group LG14, RoL_Nlum_v2.1, whole genome shotgun sequence, a single genomic region encodes these proteins:
- the LOC133616857 gene encoding uncharacterized protein translates to MNRAFDPEKKTVFVIGDSHLRGLVDGDVALPKVPLSFSFLSVPGGGAAALRTEVGRLEFPWTPDVVCVLAPSNDLSRGPFCDAAVEFGALLTSVRSRWPKVFVLDFPPRLNKPVGLQDLLRQEHHRVTTRMGLPFVAVTSSFLLNRLELWCYDGVHLSDTGGSPILVKLLCDAALTLFAPDPPAPPSPRRTDCLDPPTWPGVGQEGKMACITASAVFWRKMAKRQSWTPMPPVPEFVARGSPVLVEPAPPSPWWTSP, encoded by the exons ATGAACAGAG CTTTCGACCCGGAGAAGAAG ACTGTCTTCGTCATCGGCGATTCCCACCTGAGGGGCCTGGTGGATGGGGACGTCGCCTTACCCAAGGTACCTCTCTCTTTTTCTTTTCTGTCTGTTCCAGGTGGAGGTGCAGCTGCCCTGAGGACAGAGGTGGGGCGCCTGGAGTTCCCGTGGACCCCGGATGTCGTCTGCGTGCTGGCCCCGAGCAACGACCTGAGCCGTGGGCCCTTCTGCGATGCGGCGGTGGAGTTCGGCGCGCTCCTGACCAGCGTCCGCAGCCGCTGGCCCAAG GTGTTTGTTCTGGACTTCCCCCCGCGTCTGAACAAGCCCGTGGGCCTGCAggatctgctgcgtcaggagcacCACCGCGTCACAACACGCATGG GTCTCCCATTCGTGGCTGTGACCAGCAGCTTCCTGCTGAATCGGTTGGAGCTGTGGTGTTATGACGGC GTGCACCTCAGCGACACAGGTGGCTCGCCCATCCTGGTGAAGCTGTTGTGCGACGCTGCGCTCACCCTGTTCGCACCCGACCCCCCTGCGCCTCCTTCCCCTCGTCGGACGGACTGCCTGGATCCCCCAACGTGGCCCGGGGTTGGACAGGAGGGAAAG ATGGCCTGCATCACTGCATCTGCTGTTTTTTGGAGGAAGATGGCAAAGCGGCAGTCATGGACCCCCATGCCTCCTGTCCCCGAGTTCGTCGCTC GTGGCTCGCCCGTCCTGGTGGAGCCTGCGCCTCCTTCCCCTTGGTGGACGTCGCCATGA